ACGTACGGGTAAAACCTGAAATTGTTCACTCCGACCTTCCTGTCGATCCGCTCCGGCAAACGGGTATTTATGTTGAGCCCGACGAATTTCGGAGCCTGAAAAATGACCCGGATGTGGTGCTGGTCGATATGCGGTCCAACTATGAACATTCGGTGGGCAGGTTCAAAGGAGCCATTACGTTCGATATGGAAAACCTGCGCGAGCTACCCGAGCATATTGCCGAAATAGAACACCTGAAAGGTTCCGGCAAAAAGATCGTTACCTACTGTACGGGCGGCATCAAATGCGAAAAAGCGTCGGCGTATCTGCTCGCCCAGGGCTTCGACAATGTGTATCAACTCCACGGCGGGATCATCAAATACGGTATGGAAGCCGGTGGTGAAGATTTTGACGGCGAATGCTATGTGTTCGACAACCGGGTTACGGTCCCTGTAAACCAGGTCAATCCGGCTGTCATATCGACCTGCCACCGCTGTGGTACGCCTACCAGCCGGATGGTCAACT
This window of the Spirosoma aerolatum genome carries:
- the trhO gene encoding oxygen-dependent tRNA uridine(34) hydroxylase TrhO, which produces MKPYRVLLYYIYSPIENPEQYREEHHMLCLNLNLLGRIIVAPEGLNGTVSGLTADCETYMNTLRNDPRFAGIEFKVDEADGHTFQKLHVRVKPEIVHSDLPVDPLRQTGIYVEPDEFRSLKNDPDVVLVDMRSNYEHSVGRFKGAITFDMENLRELPEHIAEIEHLKGSGKKIVTYCTGGIKCEKASAYLLAQGFDNVYQLHGGIIKYGMEAGGEDFDGECYVFDNRVTVPVNQVNPAVISTCHRCGTPTSRMVNCASPACNNHFTLCESCGHEHQGTCSDACKNDPQLRAYDGTGYYGKTTDSYSPLQGFKSRKGQTLAVNL